Proteins encoded by one window of Prevotella nigrescens:
- the mutY gene encoding A/G-specific adenine glycosylase, whose translation MNFSKTILNWYAINGRELPWRQTTNPYAIWLSEVIMQQTRIAQGTAYWERFMKRWPNVHELAKATEDEVLREWQGLGYYSRARNLHKAAQQIVSLGHFPQTYKELMQLKGIGEYTAAAISSISFAESIAVVDGNVYRVLARYFGIDTPIDSTEGKKVFKAMAQEYLPKEAPAAYNQGMMDFGAIQCTPASPNCEVCPLVDTCFAANNNKVAELPVKAKKIKQRERHFSFIYIRCNGETAIRRRGAGDIWQGLWELPTKELLGNAFENATLIKKDVKHVLTHQIIFADFYLLETNVPPTLPADYIWIKESEIERYALPRLIDLLVKSL comes from the coding sequence ATGAACTTTAGCAAGACTATATTGAATTGGTATGCCATAAACGGACGAGAACTTCCATGGCGACAAACCACCAATCCATACGCTATCTGGCTGAGCGAGGTTATTATGCAGCAAACAAGAATTGCACAGGGAACAGCCTACTGGGAACGTTTTATGAAACGTTGGCCTAACGTTCACGAATTAGCAAAAGCTACCGAAGACGAGGTTTTAAGAGAGTGGCAAGGACTGGGGTACTACTCTCGGGCACGAAATTTGCACAAAGCAGCACAACAGATAGTAAGTTTAGGGCATTTCCCACAGACTTACAAGGAGTTAATGCAGCTGAAAGGGATTGGCGAATATACTGCAGCTGCAATTTCTTCAATATCATTCGCAGAATCCATAGCAGTAGTAGACGGCAATGTCTATCGTGTTCTTGCTCGCTATTTCGGTATTGACACGCCAATAGATTCTACCGAAGGGAAAAAGGTTTTCAAGGCTATGGCGCAGGAATACCTACCGAAAGAGGCTCCTGCAGCTTACAATCAAGGAATGATGGACTTCGGTGCCATACAGTGTACACCAGCTTCACCCAACTGCGAAGTATGCCCATTGGTAGATACTTGCTTTGCGGCAAACAACAATAAAGTGGCCGAGTTGCCTGTAAAAGCAAAGAAAATAAAACAACGCGAACGCCATTTCTCCTTTATATATATAAGGTGTAATGGCGAAACTGCCATTCGTCGCCGTGGCGCAGGCGACATTTGGCAAGGCTTATGGGAGTTGCCAACGAAAGAATTGCTGGGCAATGCCTTTGAAAATGCCACATTAATAAAGAAGGACGTAAAGCACGTACTTACCCATCAAATCATCTTTGCCGATTTCTATCTGTTAGAAACTAACGTTCCTCCCACCCTACCTGCCG